The genomic DNA GGACTTCCAGTACATAGTCAATCCGGGGATGGACCCATCTCTGAACAACGCTTTCCAGATCGGGTCGCGGGTCGAGATCGCTTTCTGATAGCAGCAGAAATACTCCCTGCCCAAGTCCGGGCAGGGGGTTTTTTTTATATGAAGGTTGTTGAAAAACAGCCATCTCGCCGCCGTCCTCGAAAGCCGCCGTGTGCGGCGTGGCGCTGCCACGCCTCCGTGGGGCTTTCTGCGGGTGCGACGATCTGACTGTTTTTGAACAACCTTTTCTGTTTACGGCGGGGTACATTCTTGCCGGCTTCGCTTGGCTACTCGCCTGTATTTCTTCTTCCGAAGCGCAGGTAGAGAGAGGGCAGCACGATCATGTTGAGGAGCGTCGAGCTGGCAAGCCCTCCGAGGATGACCACCGCCAGCGGAGACAGTATCTCGTTCCCCGGCTTGTCGGCTGCGATGGCGAAGGGAACCAGGGCGAGCCCCGCCGCAAGGGCCGTCATCACCACCGGGCGCAGGCGCTCCTTTGACCCCTGCACCACGGCCTCCCACAGCTCTTTCCCTTCGTGCTCCATCAGGTGCTGGTAGTGTGATACCAGCAGGATCCCGTTCCTCGTGGCGATGCCGAAGAGGGTGATGAAGCCCACCAGCGAGGCGACGCTGATGACCTTGCTCGTGAGGTAGACGGCGATGATACCGCCGATGAACGCCAGGGGCAGGTTTACCATGACCAGGAATGCAGTGCGGAACGAACGGAACTCGGCATAGAGGATCACCACGATGAAGAGCAGGGAGGCGATGCTTAGGAGTCCAATGGTCCGGGTGGCCTGCGCCTCGCTCTCGAACTGCCCGCCGTACTCGACGAAGTAGCCCGCCGGCAGCTTCACGTTCCGGTCGATCCGTTCCTTCACGTCATCGAAGACGCTGCGCAGGTCACGTCCCGCCACGTTGGCCTGTACCACTATCTTGCGCTGGACGTTCTCGCGGCTGATGCTGTTCGGTCCCTTGGCCGAAACCACTTCGGCAACCGCCGAGAGCGGCACCTTCACACCAGTGGGGGTATCTACCAGTACCTGGCCGATGGCGCCTATTTCCTGCCTCGCGACCTCCGGAAAACGCACCACTATGTCGAAACCCCGGTCCCCTTCCAGGGTACGGGATACCGTTTTCCCGGCCATGGCCGTTTCCACGGCTTCGGCAACCGAACCGACCGTGAGGTTGTACTTGGCCAGCTCGCTTCGCCGGGGGGTGATCCGCACCTGGGATATGTCCGCCTGCTGCTCGACCGACAGGTCGGCTATTCCGGGAACCCCCTCCATCTGCGCCTTTATCTCCTCGGCGATGGCCCGGTTGCGGAATAGCTCCGGTCCATACACCTTTATCGCCAGGTTCGCCATCGTTCCGGAGAGCATGTGGTCGATGCGGTGGCTGATGGGCTGGCCGAAGGTCACGATGATACCTGGGATTGTTCCCACGCTCTTTCGCAGCTCCGCGAGAACATCCGGGAGCTTCCGCCCCTTCATATCGAGGGTCGCTTCTATCTCGGAAGCGTTAGGGTATTTGCCATGCTCGTCCAGTTCGCCCCGCCCCGTTTTCCGTGCCGTCTTTGCGATGTTGGGATGATCGAGCAGTATCTTCTCCACCCGTCCGGCAACTTCCGCCGATTTTTCCAGTGAAGTCCCCGGTGCCGTGGCCACCAGCACCGTCAGCGATCCCTCGTTGAAGCCGGGAAGAAAGGAACGGCCAGTCTGTGAGAGCGGAATCATGGCGAGGAGAAACGCTGCGGCAGAGCCGGCGATTACCAGCATCGGCCGACGCACCGAGAGTTCAAGCATCGGCTGGTATACCCTCTGCAGCCATCGCATCACGGGACCGTCACCCTCTTCGGCCATGAATTTCGCGCGGGGGAGAAGATAAGAGCACATGGCGGGGGTAACTGTCAGGGCTACAAGCAGCGAAGCGCCGATGGAGACCATGTAGGAGATGCCCAGCGGCTTCAGAAGCCGACCCTCAATCCCGGAGAGAAAGAAGAGGGGGATGAACACCAGCAGGATTATGAGCGTCGCGTTGACGATGGATGAACGGATCTCCTTGGAGGCATCGAAAATGACCTCCAGGGCAGGATGGCGCTCCTCCGGCGGCCTGTGCGCATTCTCCTTCAGGCGGCGGAAGACATTCTCCACGTCGATGATGGCGTCGTCGACGATGA from Geobacter sp. DSM 9736 includes the following:
- a CDS encoding efflux RND transporter permease subunit, with the translated sequence MLDKIIRLALENRLIVVIASLLILIAGTYVTVKMPVDVLPDLTAPTVTILTEAKGMAPEEVETLITYPIESNLNGATGVRRVRSASTPGLSTVWVEFTWGTDIYRARQVVNEKLQLVGGTLPAGTLPMLAPISSIMGEIMYIAVTGDRHDLKALKETADFVVRKRLMAVAGVSQVVTIGGESKQYVVETDPQKLAAFGVSVNEVLASVKGSNENFAAGVMKERGQDYLIRGVGRVQSPADLENSVVATRNGIPIMVRDVAEVKIGSAFRVGDSSVNLKPAILIAIQKHPDANTLELTRRLETKLEELKKTLPAGMTIDTNIFRQSNFIELALKNIQRVLIEGAGLVIVILFLFLGNLRTTLISITAMPLSLIFAIFALRIFDISINTMTLGGMAIAIGVIVDDAIIDVENVFRRLKENAHRPPEERHPALEVIFDASKEIRSSIVNATLIILLVFIPLFFLSGIEGRLLKPLGISYMVSIGASLLVALTVTPAMCSYLLPRAKFMAEEGDGPVMRWLQRVYQPMLELSVRRPMLVIAGSAAAFLLAMIPLSQTGRSFLPGFNEGSLTVLVATAPGTSLEKSAEVAGRVEKILLDHPNIAKTARKTGRGELDEHGKYPNASEIEATLDMKGRKLPDVLAELRKSVGTIPGIIVTFGQPISHRIDHMLSGTMANLAIKVYGPELFRNRAIAEEIKAQMEGVPGIADLSVEQQADISQVRITPRRSELAKYNLTVGSVAEAVETAMAGKTVSRTLEGDRGFDIVVRFPEVARQEIGAIGQVLVDTPTGVKVPLSAVAEVVSAKGPNSISRENVQRKIVVQANVAGRDLRSVFDDVKERIDRNVKLPAGYFVEYGGQFESEAQATRTIGLLSIASLLFIVVILYAEFRSFRTAFLVMVNLPLAFIGGIIAVYLTSKVISVASLVGFITLFGIATRNGILLVSHYQHLMEHEGKELWEAVVQGSKERLRPVVMTALAAGLALVPFAIAADKPGNEILSPLAVVILGGLASSTLLNMIVLPSLYLRFGRRNTGE